GCTCATCCGACTTCATGATCGTTCGTCAGGTGGTGGAGATCACAAAGCTTGTGCAATACCCCGTGTCGCAGATCACAGAGCGGCGGGCATAGGATGCGAGGCAGTTGGGCTTGTGACCTGCTTCACATGTTCGCGATCTTCGCCGGGACGAGCGGGGCTCGTGGGGCTGTTGGGGCGGCTGTGAGTCCAGTGCAACCGCCAGCAGTCAGTGCCGACTGAGAGGAGCGAGGAGCGGTGAACGCGTATGCGCCCATCCTCGTACTGGGAGCCCTCGGGGCAGGCTTTGCGATCTTCTCCGTGGTCATGGCCACGCTGATCGGTCCGAAGCGGTACAACCGGGCGAAGCTCGAGGCCTACGAGTGCGGCATCGAGCCGACCCCCACGCCGGCCGGCGGCGGGCGCTTCCCCATCAAGTACTACCTGACGGCGATGCTCTTCATCATCTTCGATATCGAGATCGTCTTCCTCTACCCCTGGGCCGTCACCTTCGACGCCCTGGGGATTTTCGGGCTCGTGGAGATGCTGCTCTTCGTGCTCACCGTCTTCGTCGCGTACGCGTACGTATGGCGGCGCGGCGGCCTGGAATGGGACTGAGGGGCCTTTGACATGGGACTCGAAGAAAAACTGCCGAGCGGTTTCCTGCTGACCACCGTCGAGCAGGCCGCGGGCTGGGTGCGCAAGTCGTCCGTCTTCCCCGCCACGTTCGGCCTCGCCTGCTGTGCCATCGAGATGATGACCACCGGCGCCGGCCGCTACGACCTGGCGCGCTTCGGCATGGAGGTCTTCCGCGGCTCGCCGCGGCAGGCGGACCTGATGATCGTCGCGGGCCGGGTCAGCCAGAAGATGGCGCCGGTGCTGCGGCAGGTCTACGACCAGATGCCGAACCCGAAATGGGTGATCTCCATGGGGGTCTGCGCCTCCTCGGGCGGCATGTTCAACAACTACGCCATCGTCCAGGGCGTCGACCACATCGTCCCGGTCGACATCTATCTCCCCGGCTGCCCCCCGCGGCCCGAGATGCTGATGGACGCCATCCTCAAGCTCCACCAGAAGATCCAGAGCTCCAAGCTCGGGGTCAACGCGGAGGAAGCGGCCCGCGAGGCGGAGGAAGCGGCGCTCAAGGCCCTGCCCACGATCGAGATGAAGGGGCTGCTGCGGTGAGCGACGCCAACAACACCCCGGGTGACGCGAACGGGGTGAACCCCGAGAAGGACCTCTCCGCGGAGAACCTGCCGGGCCAGCGCGGCCAGGGCGGCGAGGAGATCCGCGTCCAGCGCGGCATGTTCGGCGCCAACAACGGCGGCGACACCTCCGGCTACGGCGGCCTGGTCCGCTCCGTCCGCCTCCCCGGACCGGCGAGCAGGCCCTACGGCGGCTGGTTCGACGAGGTCGCCGACGAACTCGAGGGCGCGCTGGAGGAGCAGGGACTCCTGCCCGACAACGCCATCGGGAAGACGGTCGTCGACCGCGACGAGCTGACCTTCCACATCGAGCGCGAGCACCTGGTCCGCGTCGCCCGCACCCTGCGCGACGACCCGGCCCTGCGCTTCGAGCTGTGCACCGGCGTCAGCGGCGTGCACTACCCGCACGACAAGGGCCGCGAGCTGCACGCCGTCTACCACCTGCGCTCGATCACCCACAACCGGCTGATCCGCCTCGAAGTCAGCGCCCCCGACGCCGACCCGCACATTCCGTCACTGGTCTCCGTCTACCCGACGAACGACTGGCACGAGCGGGAGACCTACGACTTCTTCGGCATCGTCTTCGACGATCACCCGGCCCTGACGCGGATCATGATGCCGGACGACTGGCAGGGCTTTCCGCAGCGCAAGGACTATCCCCTCGGCGGCATCCCCGTCGAGTACAAGGGCGCCCAGATCCCGGCTCCGGACCAGCGGAGGTCGTACTCGTGAGCACTTCACACGCCTCCCCCAGGGAGACCACAGAGGGCACCGTCTACACGGTCACCGGCGGTGACTGGGACGAGGTCGTCGAGACCGCGGCCCGCACCGACGACGAGCGCATCATCGTCAACATGGGCCCCCAGCACCCGTCCACCCACGGAGTGCTCCGGCTCATCCTGGAGATCGACGGCGAGACGGTCACCGAGGCCCGCTGCGGCATCGGCTACCTGCACACCGGCATCGAGAAGAACCTCGAGTACCGGACCTGGACGCAGGGCACCACGTTCGTGACGCGCATGGACTACCTGACGTCGTTCTTCAACGAGACGGCGTACTGCCTCGGCGTCGAGAAGCTCCTCGGCATCGAGGACCAGATCCCCGACCGGGCCACGATCATCCGGGTCCTCCTGATGGAGCTGAACCGGCTCTCCTCACACCTGGTGTGCATCGCCACCGGCGGCATGGAACTCGGCGCCACCACGATCATGATCTACGGCTTCCGTGATCGTGAACTGATTCTCGACATCTACGAGCTGATCACCGGCCTCCGGATGAACCACGCGTACATCCGACCGGGCGGACTCGCCCAGGACCTGCCGCCCGGCGCGGTGGACCACATCCGCGAGTTCGTGAAGAAGATGAAGAAGAACCTCCCGGAGTACGACAAGCTCGCCACCGGGAACCCCATCTTCAAGGGCCGCATGCAGGACGTCGGCTACCTCGACCTGGCCGGCTGCATGGCCCTCGGCGCCACCGGCCCGGTCCTCAGGTCCACCGGCCTGCCGCACGACCTGCGCAAGACCCAGCCCTACTGCGGCTACGAGACGTACGACTTCGACGTGCCGACCGCCGACACCTGCGACGCCTACGGGCGCTTCCTGATCCGGCTGGAGGAGATGCGCCAGTCGCTCCGGATCGTCGAGCAGTGCCTGGACCGGCTCCAGCCCGGCCCCGTCATGGTCGGCGACAAGAAGATCGCCTGGCCGGCCCAGCTCGCCCTGGGACCGGACGGACTGGGTAACTCCCTCGACCACATCAAGAAGATCATGGGCACCTCCATGGAGGCCCTGATCCACCACTTCAAGCTGGTCACCGAGGGCTTCCGCGTGCCGCCGGGCCAGACCTACGCGGCGGTCGAGTCGCCCAAGGGCGAGCTCGGGGTGCACGTCGTCTCCGACGGCGGCACCCGCCCCTTCCGGGTCCACTTCCGCGACCCGTCCTTCACCAACCTTCAGGCCATGGCGGCGATGTGCGAGGGCGGCCAGGTCGCCGACGTCATCGTCGCCGTGGCGTCCCTCGACCCCGTGATGGGAGGCGTCGACCGGTGACCACCTCTTCTTCGGAGCGGGGCGTCAGCCTGGGCATGCCGGAACTGCCCGCGCCCGCCTACCCGGACGACGTCCGGTCCCGGCTGGAGACCGACGCGCGCGAGATCGTCGCCCGCTACCCGGACTCCCGGTCCGCCCTCCTGCCGCTGCTGCACCTCGTGCAGGCGGAGGAGGGGTACGTCACGCGCACCGGGATGCGGTTCTGCGCGGACGTGCTGGGCCTCACCACCGCCGAGGTCACCGCGGTCGCCACCTTCTACTCCATGTACCGGCGCCGGCCGAACGGCGACTACCAGGTCGGCGTCTGCACCAACACGCTGTGCGCGGTCATGGGCGGCGACGCCATCTTCGAGTCCCTCCAGGAACACCTGGGCGTCGGCAACGGCGAGACCACCGAGGACGGCAAGGTCACCCTGGAGCACATCGAGTGCAACGCGGCTTGCGACTTCGCACCGGTCGTGATGGTCAACTGGGAGTTCTTCGACGACCAGACCCCGGCGAGCGCCCGTGCCCTCGTCGACGACCTGCGCGCGGGGCGGCAGGTGACGCCCACGCGCGGCGCGCCGCTGTGCACCTTCAAGGAGACCGCCCGGATCCTGGCGGGCTTCCCCGACGAGCGGGACGGCGCCGTCGCGGCCGGCGGCAGCGCGGGCCCCGCCTCCCTGGCCGGCCTGAAGCTGGCCAAGGGCGAGACGTCCGCCGCGCGCGTGGTGCACCCGCGGGACGGCGGGCCGCACGACGCCGCGCCGGACCGGGACGTGCACGAGCCGTCACCGACGGAACACCTCAGCTCGCACGACGCGCCGCAGGACACCGCGGCGTCCGACCCGGCCAACCCGGCAGGGCCTACCGCCGAGGAGGGGGAGTGATGACCGTGGCAGCCGAGATCAAGGGCAGCAGCCCGGAGAAGCTGCTCGCACCCGTGCTGTCGGCCTTCTGGGACGAGGACGAGTCCTGGACTCTGGACGTCTACCGGAGGCACGAAGGGTACGAGGGGCTCCGCAAGGCCCTGGCGATGGCACCGGACGACCTGATCGCGTACGTCAAGGAGTCCGGCCTGCGTGGACGCGGCGGCGCCGGTTTCCCGACGGGGATGAAGTGGCAGTTCATCCCCCAGGGTGACGGCAAGCCTCACTATCTTGTTGTCAACGCCGACGAATCGGAGCCGGGGACCTGCAAGGACATCCCGCTCCTCTTCGCGAACCCGCACAGCCTCATCGAGGGCATGATCATCGCGTGCTACGCCATCAGGTCGTCGCACGCCTTCATCTACCTGCGTGGTGAAGTCGTCCCCGTACTGCGGCGGTTGCACGAGGCCGTGCGCGAGGCCTACGCGGCCGGCTTCCTCGGCGAGAACATCCTGGGCAGCGGACTCGACCTCGACATCACCGTGCACGCGGGCGCGGGCGCGTACATCTGCGGTGAGGAGACCGCACTGCTCGACTCGCTCGAAGGCCGCCGGGGTCAACCGCGGCTCCGTCCCCCCTTCCCCGCCGTCGCGGGCCTCTACGCGTGCCCGACTGTGGTGAACAACGTCGAGTCGATCGCTTCCGTTCCCGCGATCCTCAACAAGGGCAAGGAGTGGTTCAGGTCGATGGGCAGCGAGAAGTCCCCGGGCTTCACGCTGTACTCGCTCAGCGGCCACGTGGCGGGCCCCGGCCAGTACGAGGCCCCGCTCGGCATCACGCTGCGCCAGCTCCTCGACATGAGCGGCGGCATGCGGCCCGGCCACCGGCTGAAGTTCTGGACACCGGGCGGCTCCTCGACGCCGATGTTCACCGACGAGCACCTCGACGTCCCCCTCGACTACGAGGGAGTGGGCGCCGCGGGTTCCATGCTCGGCACCAAGGCGCTCCAGTGCTTCGACGAGACGACCTGCGTCGTGCGCGCCGTCACCCGCTGGACCGAGTTCTACGCCCACGAGTCCTGCGGCAAGTGCACCCCCTGCCGTGAGGGCACGTACTGGCTCGTGCAGTTGCTGCGCGACATCGAGGCCGGCAAGGGCGTGATGTCCGACCTCGACAAGCTGAACGACATCGCCGACAACATCAACGGCAAGTCGTTCTGCGCCCTCGGCGACGGCGCCGCCTCGCCGATCTTCTCCTCGCTCAAGTACTTCCGCGAGGAGTACGAGCAGCACATCACGGGCCGCGGCTGCCCCTTCGACCCGGCCAAGTCGACGGCCTGGGCCGACCACCGTACGGAGGTGAACGCATGACTGTGACCACCAGCGCTCCCTCCGGCGGAGGAGAGGCTGCGGTCCCGCCCGAGGACCTCGTGTCGCTCACGATCGACGGCGCCGAGATCAGCGTGCCCAAGGGCACCCTGGTCATCCGGGCCGCCGAACAGCTCGGCATCGAGATCCCGCGCTTCTGCGACCACCCCCTCCTCGACCCGGCCGGCGCCTGCCGGCAGTGCATCGTCGAGGTCGAGGGCCAGCGCAAGCCCATGGCGTCCTGCACCATCACCTGCACCGACGGCATGGTGGTCAAGACGCAGCTCACCTCGCCCGTCGCCGAGAAGGCCCAGCACGGGGTGATGGAGCTGCTGCTCATCAACCACCCGCTGGACTGCCCGGTCTGCGACAAGGGCGGCGAGTGCCCGCTGCAGAACCAGGCGATGTCGCA
The Streptomyces sp. NBC_01723 genome window above contains:
- a CDS encoding NADH-quinone oxidoreductase subunit A, with the translated sequence MNAYAPILVLGALGAGFAIFSVVMATLIGPKRYNRAKLEAYECGIEPTPTPAGGGRFPIKYYLTAMLFIIFDIEIVFLYPWAVTFDALGIFGLVEMLLFVLTVFVAYAYVWRRGGLEWD
- a CDS encoding NuoB/complex I 20 kDa subunit family protein, which gives rise to MGLEEKLPSGFLLTTVEQAAGWVRKSSVFPATFGLACCAIEMMTTGAGRYDLARFGMEVFRGSPRQADLMIVAGRVSQKMAPVLRQVYDQMPNPKWVISMGVCASSGGMFNNYAIVQGVDHIVPVDIYLPGCPPRPEMLMDAILKLHQKIQSSKLGVNAEEAAREAEEAALKALPTIEMKGLLR
- a CDS encoding NADH-quinone oxidoreductase subunit C; translation: MSDANNTPGDANGVNPEKDLSAENLPGQRGQGGEEIRVQRGMFGANNGGDTSGYGGLVRSVRLPGPASRPYGGWFDEVADELEGALEEQGLLPDNAIGKTVVDRDELTFHIEREHLVRVARTLRDDPALRFELCTGVSGVHYPHDKGRELHAVYHLRSITHNRLIRLEVSAPDADPHIPSLVSVYPTNDWHERETYDFFGIVFDDHPALTRIMMPDDWQGFPQRKDYPLGGIPVEYKGAQIPAPDQRRSYS
- a CDS encoding NADH-quinone oxidoreductase subunit D, which produces MSTSHASPRETTEGTVYTVTGGDWDEVVETAARTDDERIIVNMGPQHPSTHGVLRLILEIDGETVTEARCGIGYLHTGIEKNLEYRTWTQGTTFVTRMDYLTSFFNETAYCLGVEKLLGIEDQIPDRATIIRVLLMELNRLSSHLVCIATGGMELGATTIMIYGFRDRELILDIYELITGLRMNHAYIRPGGLAQDLPPGAVDHIREFVKKMKKNLPEYDKLATGNPIFKGRMQDVGYLDLAGCMALGATGPVLRSTGLPHDLRKTQPYCGYETYDFDVPTADTCDAYGRFLIRLEEMRQSLRIVEQCLDRLQPGPVMVGDKKIAWPAQLALGPDGLGNSLDHIKKIMGTSMEALIHHFKLVTEGFRVPPGQTYAAVESPKGELGVHVVSDGGTRPFRVHFRDPSFTNLQAMAAMCEGGQVADVIVAVASLDPVMGGVDR
- the nuoE gene encoding NADH-quinone oxidoreductase subunit NuoE, with the protein product MTTSSSERGVSLGMPELPAPAYPDDVRSRLETDAREIVARYPDSRSALLPLLHLVQAEEGYVTRTGMRFCADVLGLTTAEVTAVATFYSMYRRRPNGDYQVGVCTNTLCAVMGGDAIFESLQEHLGVGNGETTEDGKVTLEHIECNAACDFAPVVMVNWEFFDDQTPASARALVDDLRAGRQVTPTRGAPLCTFKETARILAGFPDERDGAVAAGGSAGPASLAGLKLAKGETSAARVVHPRDGGPHDAAPDRDVHEPSPTEHLSSHDAPQDTAASDPANPAGPTAEEGE
- the nuoF gene encoding NADH-quinone oxidoreductase subunit NuoF — translated: MMTVAAEIKGSSPEKLLAPVLSAFWDEDESWTLDVYRRHEGYEGLRKALAMAPDDLIAYVKESGLRGRGGAGFPTGMKWQFIPQGDGKPHYLVVNADESEPGTCKDIPLLFANPHSLIEGMIIACYAIRSSHAFIYLRGEVVPVLRRLHEAVREAYAAGFLGENILGSGLDLDITVHAGAGAYICGEETALLDSLEGRRGQPRLRPPFPAVAGLYACPTVVNNVESIASVPAILNKGKEWFRSMGSEKSPGFTLYSLSGHVAGPGQYEAPLGITLRQLLDMSGGMRPGHRLKFWTPGGSSTPMFTDEHLDVPLDYEGVGAAGSMLGTKALQCFDETTCVVRAVTRWTEFYAHESCGKCTPCREGTYWLVQLLRDIEAGKGVMSDLDKLNDIADNINGKSFCALGDGAASPIFSSLKYFREEYEQHITGRGCPFDPAKSTAWADHRTEVNA